The Thermococcus sibiricus MM 739 DNA window ATAGAAGAGCCAGTTCTTTCTCCTAGGAAAGAAAATTTTGATAATGTTTTAGTAGAACCAGGTCCGCCCTTAGTCTCTATGGATGAAAAAATACTCCTGATATACAATAGTGCTGGCAACGAAGAAGGAACACTAAAGTATAGAGTTGGAGCAGCGATCTTTAGTAAGGATGATCCAAGAGAGCTCATTGCACGAACTGAAAACCCAATAATGGTTCCAGAGCATGAATGGGAGTTCTATGGACATGTTAACAACGTCGTCTTTGTTGAAGGCATGGTAGAGCACGAGAACAAACTCTTCCTGTATTACGGTGGAGCTGACAGATATATCGGTCTGGCATACTGGACAACAGACTTATAAAATAATAAAACCCATTAAAAGTCGATGGGGATGAGGTTAAAGAATTTAAATGCCCTATTACCTTTGGTTTTTTTATTCCTGTTCTTTTACTTCCCCCTAATTAGCATATTAAAAGAAGGTCTGTGGGATAACGGGATTACGCTAAGATACATCCTTCGGGCTATCTCAAACAGCTACCATAGGAGGGTTATATTTTTCACATTTTGGCAAGCCTTGGCATCCACACTCTTGACACTCTTTCTTGGTTTTCCAGGAGCTTACATATTTGCAAAATATGAATTTCCAGGAAAAGGTATTCTAAAAGCCCTTCTAACTGTTCCTTTTGTGATGCCAAGTATTATGGTTGCTTTAGGATTTATTCTCCTTTTTGGCCGTGTGGGGATCATAACTCAGATTTTAGGGAGGGATTTAGGGATCCTTTACTCTTGGAAGGCCATAATTCTTGCTCATGCGTTTTACAATTTTCCTGTTGTTGTTCGAATGGTATCTTCACTTTGGCAACGCATAAATCCTCACTATGAGGAAGCTGCAATAAGCCTTGGGGCGAGAGGTTTCACACTTTTTAGAAAAGTAACTCTACCAATGCTCATGCCTGCTATTTTTGCTTCTTCTATGTTAACATTTGTTTTCTGTTTTCTGAGTTTTTCTGTCCCCCTTATTCTAGGTGGATACCAGTATGCTACTATAGAGGTAGATATTTTTACCTCCATAATGACACTCCTTGATTTTAAGACTGGCGCCGCACTGGCAATAATCCAAATTTTCTTAAGCCTTATTTTTATGTATCTCTACCTTAAAAGTTTGGACTTATATGCAAAAGCTGAGAAGCAAAAAGTGTTTAGAGAACCTGTTCATTTAACATTTAAAAAACTCATAAGTGCAAGAGGTTTGTTGATAATCTTTTATTCTCTTGTGGTTTTTCTATTTATATTATCCCCTCTCCTTGCTGTTATTTATCATTCTTTTACATATGGGGGTAGTTTCACACTCGAATGGTACAGAAGAGTTTTTTCTCCTGAATATAATCCTATATTTGGTGCAAACAGTATAACTGCAATTAGAAATTCTCTTTTGTTTGGTTTTTCTGCAGTAATTCTCTCAACGTTTTTGGCCCTGAGTATAGCGTACATTATGTATAGGTGGAGGTTTAAAGGGAAAAATTTCTTCGATGCTATTGTGATGCTCCCCCTAGCTTCTTCGGCAATTACACTTGGATTGGGATACATAAGAGCTTTCCATAAGCCCCCACTTGAGTTTCTTGGTACATGGTATTTGATAATCTTTGCCCACACAATAATAGCCTATCCATTTGTTCTAAGGTCTGTGTCTACTAGTCTGAAAAAAATAAATCCAAACTTAAAGGAAGCTGCAATGAGTCTGGGAGTCAATGAACTTGGTGCATTTCTAAAAGTTGAGCTTCCATTGGCATTTGGTGGGATAATTGTTGGAGCTATCTTTGCTTTTGCTATGAGCATAGCTGAACTTGGAGCCACATACATGATTTATAGGCCAGAATATACCACAATCACAATAGCAATTTATCGATTCTTAGGTTCTCGGCAATTGGGACCGGCTTCGGCAATGTCTGTACTCTTGATATTAGTTAGCACAATAGCTTTTATAGTCATCGAGAAAACGGGTGAAGAGATATGGTGAGGGTTAGGCTCGAAGGAATAAAGATGTCTTGGGAAGATTTTCAGCTTGATATTCCCCATTTAGAAGCAAAAGCAGGAGAGTTCTTGACTCTTCTTGGACCGAGTGGTTGTGGAAAAACCACAACGCTAAGAATAATCGTTGGCTTTGAAAGGCCAGACAAAGGGGCAGTCTACTTTGGTGAGAAGCTTATGAATCACGTTCCACCATACGAAAGGAATATTGGTATAGTTTTCCAAGATTATGCTTTGTTCCCCCATATGAATGTTTTTGATAACATAGCATTTGGGTTAAAGGTCAGGAAGATCCCTAGGAATGAAATAGAGAAAAGGGTGATCTGGGCACTTGAATTAGTAGGGTTAAAAGGCTTTGAAAAGAGATATCCAGAACAGCTTAGCGGAGGCCAACAACAAAGAGTGGCCTTGGCCAGGGCGCTGGTAATAGAACCCCAAGTTCTTCTTTTGGATGAACCTCTCTCAAATCTTGATGCAAAGATTCGTGAGAGACTTAGGGGTGAGATAAAGAGAATTCAGCGGGAACTTGGGATAACCACAATTTATGTTACCCATGATCAAGAAGAAGCAATGGCAATAAGTGATAGAATCGCTGTGATGAATATTGGAAAAGTTGAACAGATTGGAACTCCATTAGAACTCTACTATAATCCAAATACTGAGTTTGTAGCTCAGTTTCTTGGACTATCAAACATCTTAGAACTTAGAGCTGTAGAGGGAAAAGTGTGTCTTGGAGAACTTTGTTTCAACGTTGGAAGAGATGGAAAGGTGAAGATATTTTTTAGGCCTGAAAGTGTGTATATCGAAGAAGGAAAAACCGGTGAGATAGTGAGTTACGAGCTTTTGCCTGGTAGAATAAGATTTAGAATCGATATAGAGGGAACAATAATAATAGCAGAACGCTTTCTAAGTGAAATTCCATTCTCTATCAAAAATCTACCAAAAAGAGTGGGAGTAAGAGTAAAGCAGTTTTCAATAATTGGATAAAAGAAAAAGATCATGCACGAGCATTTATTATTTCTTCTGGACTTTTTCCTTCTACCATAAGTGCAGTCCACTCTTTGATCCAGCGTTCAAAGTTTTCTTTGATGTAAGTTGGTTCGAGAGTTAATGGCTTTATCTCATTTGGTTGCACTGCGTATTCAAAGACTTCTGGAAGTTTAATATTTGGATTCACTGGATACATCCACTGGTTAGTGGGAATTGCATCCTGGAACTCTTCAGTGAGCATAAATTCTATGAATTTCTTTGCTAACTCCTTGTTCTTTGCTCCTTTTATTATTCCCGCTCCTTCTATTTGCATGTAGTTGCCTTCTTCGAATGCTATGGCCTTTACATAAGTTATATTATCGTAATAGACTGTTGCAGCAGGAGAAGTTGCATAGCTAAGCACGAGAGGGAATTCACCGTTCATAAAAGCTGTCCAGGCCTCGGTCCATCCCTTAACTATGTGAACATCATTCTCCTTAAGCTTTTGCCAGTAGTAGAGATATCCTTCGTCACCATAAACTGCTATTGTCCATAGGAGAAACGCTGCACCAGGAGAACTTGTTCTTGGGTCTTCAATAACAAGTTTGCCTCTCCATTCTGGCTTTGTAAGATCTTCAAGACTCTTTGGTGGATTTTGTACCATATCTTCTCTGTAATTTATCGAGATATACCCGTAATCATAGGGGGTCAAGTGAAACGTTGAATCAAATATGAGACTTTCTGGAAAGAGGTTTATATTCTCTGGCTTGTAAGGCTCTAGCACTTCAGCTTCGATTGCCTTTGCCAAAAGACTGTTGTCTATCCCTATAACTAAATCGGCCCTTGGATTGTCCTTTTCCAGAATCAATCTGTTTAAAACTTCTCCTGCATCTCCAATAAGTTGTAGTTCGACTTTAACTCCATACTTTTCCTCGAATTTTGGAATTACTTCGCTTGCAAGATATTCAAAGCTGTCGTACGAGTAAATGATGAGTTTTTGCTCTTCTGTCTGGGTTGTTTGTGTTTGTTGATTGAGGCACCCAAGTGCTGTTGCCATAAGTACAAGGCTTAAAATAATTGCAAGCTTCTTCATCTCCTTCACCTAAAACTAATTTTTATATATACATAACTCTGTTCTGAATGTGATTTAAAAAGCTTCCCCATCGCAAACTTTATAAATCCAAATCCACTCATGTTAAAACAGCTACATGCGGTGGTAGTCTAGCCTGGTCTAGGACACCGGCCTTCCAAGCCGGTGACCCGGGTTCGAATCCCGGCCACCGCACCAAATCAATTTTTAGGTGGTTTCTGTTCTCCAAACTCTTAAATATAAGATGTTCAATTATCCATTGGTGGAGTTGATGTCCAATCTCACAAAAGAAAAACTTGCTGAACTTTTAAGGGAAGCTGAAAAAGCCCATGCTGAATATGAAAAGCGCCTTGGAAAAAGAGACGAAAACTGGCCTGAATGGTATGCAGAATATATAATAAAAAGGCTTAAAGGGACGCCTTAAGCTTTTCGGCTAAGTTTATTAGTTTTTTGGCCCGTTCTGGGTCAATATCATTGTTTGTTTTTCCATCTTTCTTAATCCATGTTCCCACTATAAACCCATCTGCATATTTCCATAGCTCTGGCAAGTTTTCGTAGGTTGTTCCAGAACCAACAAGAACTGGTACATTTGAGAGTTCTTTTGCCCGTTTGAGCTTTTTTAGATCGACTTCATTTCCTGTTCTTTTTCCGCTTATTATTACGGCATCGGCTAAGCCCCTTTCAATTGCATCACTCAAAGCCTCTTCAAAATCTCCAAAATGATGAGCATGTTTGACATGCACGTCTGCAAACACTTTGATTTTTGAGGGAAGAAGTTTTCTAAGTCTTGCGAGTTGGACTGCTATCCCTTCGATTACACCCTGATCCGTATATGCTACTCCGCTTAGGACATTTACCCTGATGAAATCAGCTTTAACAGTGTAGGCTATTGAATATGCCGCAATTGCATCGTTTCTGAGAACGTTTATACCAAGGGGGAGAGGTATTTCTTCCTTTATTGTTCTAGCAATGAGGGTCATAGAAGCAACGGTTATAGGTTCCACGGTTTTTGAAAAGGGTACATCATTGAAGTTCTCAATCATTATGGCGTCAAAGCCCGCCTCCTCAATCTTCTTTGCTTCACTAATAGCGTGTTCTACAACTCCATTAAAATTTCCATCGTAAAGATAAGAACCGGGGAGGGGTTTGAGATGAACCATCCCAATGAGAACTTTCTCCTCAAAATTCATGAAATCACCTGATCGTAAGTTAAGGTATTTGGTATAATAAACTTTATTCATTGAGCATCTTGGGAGTAATATAATTACCAATCCTGATTTTGCCTTTTGTTTCGGTTAAGTTTGACCTTCTTTTTTCAAGCCTCTTTCTTTAGGGCAGGGAGGAGCTCAGAAACATTGGGGCGTACTGAATGTTACGGGGGAAGAGTATGAAGAAAAAAAGAAAGAAACTTATAGAACAAATTTGATTCCTCCGAAAAAGTTCAGGCTTTTTCTATTAACTCATCTAGAACTTCCTTGAACCGAGCAGCATCGATCCATTTAATACCCATTTTCTGGGCCCATGTTAGAATACCAACATCTGCAGAGACTATTGTGGCGTCCAGTTCTTTGGCGAGTAATATAAGCTCAAAATCTTCTTTGCTATCAACTATTCCCTCTCTTAAGGCTTTTCTATAATTTCTCCGAAGTTTTTGTATTATTGCATTTACGTTCTGGCTATCCACTACACTCTCTCTCACGGCCTTCTCTGCAACCCTAAGACCCTTATCTATTCTTCTTCTAATATCCTCGATTAGCTCATAAACAACAAAAGCAGGTATTCTAATGTCGTGCACGTTGGGAGGTTTTTTGATTATATAAAGCTCTATATCTGGGGAGACTTCCTCTAATTCCACAAAATGGCTGACTTCCTTATAAATTCCAGGAGGCATATAAAATTCAACTCTCCCAAAAAGACGTTCAGCATATTCTAAAAAAATCTTCATAGCTTCTGTGGGATTGTCCCCAAATCTATTTCTGATCTCGGGGTTTACAAAAATACTTGTATCAAGGATAAAGCGAATCATTTTTATCACGCTCTATTATTATATCTTAGACCTTAAAACGATAACCTTAAATTCCATTTAGCTGTTAAGACTTTGGAGGTTATTAAAATGAAAGTAGGAGTGGTATTTGGAATTAGCGAAATAGCGAATCCAAAAGCATTCGAGAAGAAAGCTTCTGAGTTTCTGATGAGTCTTGCAAACGATTTTGAGATAGAAGGGGGGCTTTTTGTATCCTCAAAATCAGATACTAGGGAGGTGGACTTTAAAGAAGTGGATATTATCGTTCTTTACCCACTAACAGGAGGTACTGAAAATGCTCTCAAAGAGTTTGCTTATTATCGGAAACCAATAGTTCTTTTTGGAGATTCTTTTAATAATTCAATTGCTGCAGCAATAGAACTTAGGGAGTATTTTAGGGATCTTCTAATACCAGCAGCGCTTGTGAAGAATTTTGACGAACTGAAAGCTGCAATTTTAGGGTATGATGACATGAAGGAGTTGTTTAATAAGGTTCTGAATACTAGATTAGGACTTATCGGGAGGATATCAACATGGCTAATAAACGAAAAATTCAATCTCCCATATGTTCACATTAGCTTAAAAAAATTCTATGAGTACTACGATGCTACAACTGAGGCTGAAGGTTGGAAAGCTGTAGAAGGTATAGTTACAAAAGCAATGGATATTAAAGAACCTCAAAGAGAAGATCTTGTTAAAACTGGCAGGATGTATGTAGCCTTAAAGAAAATAATCCAAGATTACAAATTGGATGGATTTGCCATAGGTTGCTTTGAAATGCTTAACAAGCTTAATGCAACTCCTTGTTTGGCATTAGCAATGTTGAATGCAGAGGGAATTCCAGCCGCATGTGAAGGGGAGCTAAATTCTCTATTGGGAATGCTTATAGTGAGAAGATTCTTTGACAAACCAGCTTTTATGGGTAACATAGCGGATTATGGAGAGAATCATATAATCTTGGCTCACTGTACTGCCCCATTAATTGCTAACTATATTTTAAGATCACACTTTGAAAGTGGAAAAGGTGTAGGAGTTGCTGTAAGCCTTCCAAAGGGAAGGGCTTCTTTATTAAAAATCAGAGGAAGAAAAGCTGTAGTTGCGGGAGTTGAGGTGATAGAGCAAGAAAGGAGTGAATATCGGTGCAGAACTCAAATGAAGCTTAAAATTGAGGAAGCAGAGGACTTCATAGATGGAACTCTTGGAAATCACCATCTTTTGGTTTATGCAGATAGTGAAGAACTTGCTGATTTATTAAGCGAGCTTGGTTTCGAGGTGATGCTTTACTAACTATCTTTTCTTTTAACTAAACATTTATTAAGTTCTTTGATAGTTACTTTAACATGGTGGTTAATATGAATGAGCAAGAGAAGAAAATGTTAACGTATATCTTGGATAAATTGGTGGAGTTTATTGTGATAACTTTGGGTGTTGCTGTTGGGTTTATCATTGCTTCGGGATTTGTAGCAAGGCAGATAGCTCATGCACTCGGGGGGATGAAAAATGAAAAGAAATGCTCAGGCAGCTATTGAATATTTGATGATGATAGCTATTGTGTTAATAATAATTTTTGTAGTGATTCAAATTGTTAGAAGGACAGTAATAAATGCGGCTCAAAACATCCAGAACTTAACTCAGACAATAGTTGAGGAATTACAAAAGGCAAAAGAAGGGATCAACCCCTAAGTTTTTCTCCAAATAACTTAAGCCCAACGACTCCCGCAACACCTAAACCTATTGGTATTATGTGGAGTGTGGCACTGGCAAGTCCTATTATGCCAATAATGACCCTAACCTCTTTTCTTAGGTTCTTTTGGAACCATCCAGTTAAGGAGATTGCTAGTAGGTACATTACCAAGAGAGTCGCTCCAAAGTTGTAAAGCACGTGAAGGGCTGTTAATAGTGTCCATTCTTGTACTGTTATTAGAAACATTTCAGGGTGTGTGAAATATATATACGGTCCTATATAACCAGCTAGTGCATATTTTACGGCATTCATTGCAGTTTTCCAGAAATCCCCCCCTGCTAAAGCAGAACCTGCATAAGAGGCCAAAGCAACTGGTGGGGTTACATCAGCGAGTATTCCAAAGTAAAATACGAAGAAGTGTGCGGCTAAGAGAGCTATTGGTGTTGTAAATCCAGGAACGGGGGAGCTGTATGATTGAAGACCCAAAACTGCATTGTATATTGCGGGGGCCGCTACAAGAGAAGTGATGATATAGTTTGCAGTTGTAGGAACTCCCATGCCCAATATTAGGCTAAATACCATTGTTAATAAGAGTAATAACCATAGATTTCCTGCTGTTAAATCTATAAGTCTGTATCCTAACTTTGTCACCAATCCAGTCATGGTTAGAACTCCTTGGATGAGTCCAGCACTTGCAGCTGCAAGCATTACACTTGTGCTTGTTTTTCCTGCATCAATCATAGACTCATAAGTGGCGGAGTACATTAGTTTGCCATCTTCACTTTTTGAGATATACCCCACTATTAGTGAGAACCCTATCCCCATTACACCGCTCATTAGGAGTATCTGCTCTTTTCTCATTCCCAAGTACTTTGTTAATGCTATAAAGAATATAAACAATAGAGTTATGTAAAATTTCTCATTAAACTCGACGAATTTTTTAGTAAAGCCAAGTGCCAACAAACCTAAAGTGAGTAATACAAGAAGTATTGTGACGGGGATTGCGACTTCTCTTCCTGTGAACATTAGCACGGTGCTCACTAATACTGTTGCAACATACAGGCCCTCATGTCCTTTAATGTTATCTTTAGATATCCAGGCGACCCAAATTGCTATTCCAAGGGATGAAATGGCTGATATGTGTGGTGGGATTCCCCATATTAAGGCCACAGTAATAACGGCAATTGGGAGCAGAATGTAGAGCTTTCTTATGAAGTATCTAAGCGGTGCAAATTTTTCTCTTGGCATTCCTTTTAATCCAAGGCGCTTTGTTTCTAAATCTATGAAAAGGTAAACTCCAGAATAATACACGAGAGCAGGAAGTACTGCAGCAATGATTAGCTTGTTATATGGAATTCCAAGGAATTCTGCCATAATAAATGCAGCTGCACCCATAATAGGGGGCATTAGCTGGCCGCCTGTAGAGGCCACAGGTTCAACGGCTCCAGCAACCTCCGGAGGATAACCTGCCCTTTTCATTAGGGGAATTGTAAATGTCCCTGTAGTTAAAACGTTGGCAACGCTTGATCCACTCACAGTTCCCATAAGGCCACTCGAAACGACTGCAGATTTAGCGGGACCTCCAGGACGAGCTCCAAAGAGGGATATCATGAACTCTGTTATGTAATCACTTATACCAATTTTTAGTAAGAACGCTCCAAAGAACACAAAAGCAAACACATAAATTGTCATCACAAAGAATGGGATCCCAAAGATCCCTTCATCAAAATACAGTTGCTGGGTAAAGCGAATCCAGTTAAATCCTATGTTGTTGATGCCATAAAGAAGGAAGACAACCACAACTAGTGGAAGCACCCAGCCGAGCACTCTTCTTGTAGCCTCAAGAACTAAGATTATTGCCATAAGACCGAACACTACGTCAGTCATGTAAACCTCAGCAAATTCTGCATATCTTTGGTATACGAAGAATAGATATAAGGCGGAAACAACTCCAAGAATTGCCAGTAGGTAGTCATACAGTGGAACTTTCTTTAAATATTTTTCTTTTTTTCTTATTGGATATAACAAGTACGTTATTAAGAGTATCATGGCAAGTACAAAGGCTTCTCCCTGCTTAGTTTGGAAGGTAGTTTTCAGTGGTCCAATTACAATACCCATTCTTGAAAAAAGGTCATATAGGGTGTAATTGAAATTGAATATGAACAGGATTTCATAGATACCAATTAATATTGCAGCCACCTTTATTATATTCTCAAGCGTTGGGGGGAGTGTCCTTGTTTTTTCTATCACAATTTTTTCAACTTTCTCAAATTTTCCTTCAATTTCCATTTTAGCACCTCCCGATGAGGGTGAGTATGATTGGGCACCTTTTTACTTTGAAATTAACAAGGATGTCTTCTGTTGGAGACAATATAATCTCTTCGTTCACAGCAATCTTTGCTTGGTTTGAAGAGATAAACCAAAAACTAAGAGATTTTCCTAGAGGGATGTTTACTTTCTTCACGTAATAACCATTCTCTGAGTATTGAATATCCTCGGGGAGTCCAGCTCCGAAGTCTTTCCACCACATTTCAGCAACATAGAGGCCAGTTTTATTCGCTTTGAGAATTTCTACTATTTTACTTCTTTGAACACTGTGTATGTACGTTATCTCTATCTCCTTCTCTCCGAGAATATCAGTATAAGAGTGGTTCTCATCAGTTATTACAAGGGTATTGACAGGAATTAAGAATATTATAAGAAAAAAGGGCAAAAAAAGAAATTTTCTCAAAAGCTTCACCCTTTAAGGTTCTCAGGTATGGTAAGGCCTTTTTCTTCGTAATACTTTATTGCTCCTGGGTGAAGTGGTATGCTCATACCATCTAAAGCTGTTTCGAGGCTTATAGCTTGAGCTTTTTGGTGAACTGCTCTGAGTTGGTCCACATTCTCGAAAAGTATCTTTGTCATTTGATAGACGGTGTCCTCTGGAAGATCAGCTCCTACAGCAAGCATTGCTTTAACAGCTATTGTTGGGGTATCTACATCAACCCCATTGTAGGTGTCTTTTGGAACTATCTGCCTAACATAGAATATATACCCTTCTTCTTTAAGCTTATTTAGTGTGTCATCAGGGATTGAAAGCACCCGGACAGGTGTTTGTACTGCAATTTGGTTAACAGATGGTGTTGGGATTCCAGAGACGATGACAGCTGCATCTACTTGACCAAGTTTGAGACTTTGTGAGGCTTCATTGAAATCTTGGTTGACTTTCTCAATGCTATCCCAAACGCCTGCTGCTCTGAGTACTTGTTCAGCAGCCACAGCAGTTCCACTTCCTGGAGCACCTATTGCCACTTTTTTACCTGCTAAGTCGCTAAGGGTTTTTATATCACTGTCTGCTCTTACGATGAATTGAACAGTTTCTGGATAAAGGGCTGCAACACCTCTAATATTCGTTATTGCTTGTCCTTCAAACATGTAAAGGCCTTTGTAGGCATAATAGGCTACATCGTTTTGGAGAATTCCTGCCTGAGCAGTCCCATCTCCAATTGC harbors:
- a CDS encoding ABC transporter permease; amino-acid sequence: MGMRLKNLNALLPLVFLFLFFYFPLISILKEGLWDNGITLRYILRAISNSYHRRVIFFTFWQALASTLLTLFLGFPGAYIFAKYEFPGKGILKALLTVPFVMPSIMVALGFILLFGRVGIITQILGRDLGILYSWKAIILAHAFYNFPVVVRMVSSLWQRINPHYEEAAISLGARGFTLFRKVTLPMLMPAIFASSMLTFVFCFLSFSVPLILGGYQYATIEVDIFTSIMTLLDFKTGAALAIIQIFLSLIFMYLYLKSLDLYAKAEKQKVFREPVHLTFKKLISARGLLIIFYSLVVFLFILSPLLAVIYHSFTYGGSFTLEWYRRVFSPEYNPIFGANSITAIRNSLLFGFSAVILSTFLALSIAYIMYRWRFKGKNFFDAIVMLPLASSAITLGLGYIRAFHKPPLEFLGTWYLIIFAHTIIAYPFVLRSVSTSLKKINPNLKEAAMSLGVNELGAFLKVELPLAFGGIIVGAIFAFAMSIAELGATYMIYRPEYTTITIAIYRFLGSRQLGPASAMSVLLILVSTIAFIVIEKTGEEIW
- a CDS encoding ABC transporter ATP-binding protein — protein: MVRVRLEGIKMSWEDFQLDIPHLEAKAGEFLTLLGPSGCGKTTTLRIIVGFERPDKGAVYFGEKLMNHVPPYERNIGIVFQDYALFPHMNVFDNIAFGLKVRKIPRNEIEKRVIWALELVGLKGFEKRYPEQLSGGQQQRVALARALVIEPQVLLLDEPLSNLDAKIRERLRGEIKRIQRELGITTIYVTHDQEEAMAISDRIAVMNIGKVEQIGTPLELYYNPNTEFVAQFLGLSNILELRAVEGKVCLGELCFNVGRDGKVKIFFRPESVYIEEGKTGEIVSYELLPGRIRFRIDIEGTIIIAERFLSEIPFSIKNLPKRVGVRVKQFSIIG
- a CDS encoding thiamine ABC transporter substrate-binding protein, whose amino-acid sequence is MKKLAIILSLVLMATALGCLNQQTQTTQTEEQKLIIYSYDSFEYLASEVIPKFEEKYGVKVELQLIGDAGEVLNRLILEKDNPRADLVIGIDNSLLAKAIEAEVLEPYKPENINLFPESLIFDSTFHLTPYDYGYISINYREDMVQNPPKSLEDLTKPEWRGKLVIEDPRTSSPGAAFLLWTIAVYGDEGYLYYWQKLKENDVHIVKGWTEAWTAFMNGEFPLVLSYATSPAATVYYDNITYVKAIAFEEGNYMQIEGAGIIKGAKNKELAKKFIEFMLTEEFQDAIPTNQWMYPVNPNIKLPEVFEYAVQPNEIKPLTLEPTYIKENFERWIKEWTALMVEGKSPEEIINARA
- a CDS encoding BtpA/SgcQ family protein — its product is MNFEEKVLIGMVHLKPLPGSYLYDGNFNGVVEHAISEAKKIEEAGFDAIMIENFNDVPFSKTVEPITVASMTLIARTIKEEIPLPLGINVLRNDAIAAYSIAYTVKADFIRVNVLSGVAYTDQGVIEGIAVQLARLRKLLPSKIKVFADVHVKHAHHFGDFEEALSDAIERGLADAVIISGKRTGNEVDLKKLKRAKELSNVPVLVGSGTTYENLPELWKYADGFIVGTWIKKDGKTNNDIDPERAKKLINLAEKLKASL
- a CDS encoding RNA ligase partner protein — protein: MIRFILDTSIFVNPEIRNRFGDNPTEAMKIFLEYAERLFGRVEFYMPPGIYKEVSHFVELEEVSPDIELYIIKKPPNVHDIRIPAFVVYELIEDIRRRIDKGLRVAEKAVRESVVDSQNVNAIIQKLRRNYRKALREGIVDSKEDFELILLAKELDATIVSADVGILTWAQKMGIKWIDAARFKEVLDELIEKA
- a CDS encoding TRAP transporter permease, producing MEIEGKFEKVEKIVIEKTRTLPPTLENIIKVAAILIGIYEILFIFNFNYTLYDLFSRMGIVIGPLKTTFQTKQGEAFVLAMILLITYLLYPIRKKEKYLKKVPLYDYLLAILGVVSALYLFFVYQRYAEFAEVYMTDVVFGLMAIILVLEATRRVLGWVLPLVVVVFLLYGINNIGFNWIRFTQQLYFDEGIFGIPFFVMTIYVFAFVFFGAFLLKIGISDYITEFMISLFGARPGGPAKSAVVSSGLMGTVSGSSVANVLTTGTFTIPLMKRAGYPPEVAGAVEPVASTGGQLMPPIMGAAAFIMAEFLGIPYNKLIIAAVLPALVYYSGVYLFIDLETKRLGLKGMPREKFAPLRYFIRKLYILLPIAVITVALIWGIPPHISAISSLGIAIWVAWISKDNIKGHEGLYVATVLVSTVLMFTGREVAIPVTILLVLLTLGLLALGFTKKFVEFNEKFYITLLFIFFIALTKYLGMRKEQILLMSGVMGIGFSLIVGYISKSEDGKLMYSATYESMIDAGKTSTSVMLAAASAGLIQGVLTMTGLVTKLGYRLIDLTAGNLWLLLLLTMVFSLILGMGVPTTANYIITSLVAAPAIYNAVLGLQSYSSPVPGFTTPIALLAAHFFVFYFGILADVTPPVALASYAGSALAGGDFWKTAMNAVKYALAGYIGPYIYFTHPEMFLITVQEWTLLTALHVLYNFGATLLVMYLLAISLTGWFQKNLRKEVRVIIGIIGLASATLHIIPIGLGVAGVVGLKLFGEKLRG
- a CDS encoding DUF1850 domain-containing protein; the encoded protein is MKLLRKFLFLPFFLIIFLIPVNTLVITDENHSYTDILGEKEIEITYIHSVQRSKIVEILKANKTGLYVAEMWWKDFGAGLPEDIQYSENGYYVKKVNIPLGKSLSFWFISSNQAKIAVNEEIILSPTEDILVNFKVKRCPIILTLIGRC
- a CDS encoding TAXI family TRAP transporter solute-binding subunit; protein product: MKWKAIGLILVLALGLVISGCTQQETQTTTQAQEITIYTGGTGGVYFPLGSKYAEILSKNGVPATAVTSGASVANAKAIGDGTAQAGILQNDVAYYAYKGLYMFEGQAITNIRGVAALYPETVQFIVRADSDIKTLSDLAGKKVAIGAPGSGTAVAAEQVLRAAGVWDSIEKVNQDFNEASQSLKLGQVDAAVIVSGIPTPSVNQIAVQTPVRVLSIPDDTLNKLKEEGYIFYVRQIVPKDTYNGVDVDTPTIAVKAMLAVGADLPEDTVYQMTKILFENVDQLRAVHQKAQAISLETALDGMSIPLHPGAIKYYEEKGLTIPENLKG